A window of Vigna unguiculata cultivar IT97K-499-35 chromosome 4, ASM411807v1, whole genome shotgun sequence contains these coding sequences:
- the LOC114182061 gene encoding uncharacterized protein LOC114182061, protein MVAPNMPDPFFADIVTVFPGNAWQTNAMANIMRNNELTEAMQSIRDMVAAIMRNQRHEGNPESQGLAEFRRNKPPQFSGGYDPEKAELWIKEMEKIFRVMNYVDNQKVNYVVSMLIGEAGYWWDGTRRLLEGGRIIITWDVFRTRFLEKYFPNDVRRAKEIEFMQLKQGSMIVGEYASKFEELEKYSTFFYHPKGNDEMYKI, encoded by the exons ATGGTTGCTCCGAACAtgcctgatcccttcttcgccgaCATTGTGACCGTTTTTCCgggaaatgcatggcaaaccaatgca ATGGCAAACATTATGAGGAACAATGAATTAACTGAAGCAATGCAATCTATCAGAGACATGGTTGCTGCTATAATGAGGAATCAAAGACATGAAGGAAACCCTGAATCACAAGGTTTAGCTgaatttaggagaaacaaaCCCCCACAATTCTCTGGAGGATATGATCCAGAAAAAGCTGAAttatggattaaagaaatggagaaaatatttCGAGTTATGAACTATGTTGACAACCAAAAGGTCAATTATGTTGTATCTATGTTAATAGGAGAAGCCGGATATTGGTGGGATGGTACCAGGAGATTACTTGAAGGAGGAAGAATAATTATTACCTGGGAtgtatttagaacaaggtttttagaaaaatatttccctaatGATGTGAGGAGAGCAAAAGAAATAGAGTTCATGCAGTTGAAGCAAGGAAGTATGATAGTAGGGGAATATGCTTCCAAGTTTGAAGAATTAGAAAAatactctactttcttttatcacccAAAAGGAAATgatgaaatgtataaaatttga